The following are encoded in a window of Mustela nigripes isolate SB6536 chromosome 1, MUSNIG.SB6536, whole genome shotgun sequence genomic DNA:
- the FHDC1 gene encoding FH2 domain-containing protein 1, which translates to MHVMNCVSLVSDKENGTITTAAGFMIRETAPPRPPPPPPPPPPPPPSCPYSGEGFPPSPPPPPPPPLPGGPPLPPPPPGLPPSSHLNGYSHLGKKRRMRSFFWKTIPEEQVRGKTNIWTLAARQQHHYQIDTKTIEELFGQQEDTTTKSSLSRRGGALNSSFREAREEITVLDAKRSMNIGIFLKQFKKSPQSIVEDIHQGKSEHYGSETLREFLKLLPESEEIKKLKTFSGDVSKLSLADSFLHYLIQVPNYSLRIEAMVLKKEFLPSCSSLYTDITILRTATKELMLCEELHSILHLVLQAGNIMNAGGYAGNAVGFKLSSLLKLADTKANKPGMNLLHFVAQEAQKKDAILLNFSEKLHHVQEAARLSLDNTEAELHSLFIRTRSLRENIQRDGELCQQMEDFLQFAVEKLTELERWQQELQEEAHTLIDFFCEDKETMKLDECLQIFRDFCVKFNKAVQDNQDRAVQELRRLQRLKELEQKRCSWAAGELGAFCRSSSENDVEQLTKKGAEDLSPFLQPRPVSPSYRPPNTRRSRLSLGTFADRELLTFLECSTDSPEESSKFNSLPRSSTRQARPTMAWLEPGDRRAQDPRGAQTPQVSEGERGAPEPPSSWQSQQLLAPRPEDPKPPIPRVRRSGVGILRKRNSEPVGLGPARSPPLSPLALGIKEHELVTGLAQFDLQGSKSPEEVSRLTLNDLSPVELGSLGDGSVQSLGASHEGLMPVDTGVPGGLSPALEGDGIAPEDPSSKAVVSVGSSDPDSKDPGPLFYISDATDCSLTLDCSEPGEVPGADGSLSSGAGETGSQVSSHPTSSSLGEALAPVSGKSQPSCKDSLPKDRPAKGKDVTAPKRSSLKEASPGTSKPASVRRSQGSQGAAPKPVRTLTASESESMRKVVPISRSSRGSVGWKRPPRETPSSTDAPWSRRSSVRGTSDVSPKRSSAGAAAGAEEQRLARVSGGSGSARSGKDPPLQQKGSLKKPSAKPLRNVPRQKPDENKTCRSNSQEEIPEEEPKAPPAPSVPRTPPPVPSFARNTIASSCRFMRADSSPVAKAPGITRTVSQRQLRPKGGPEDAAPKDSSTLRRASSARTPKKCPESAGAPSVNTEAPGKGRGAGERASLRLRNSDPTTLGKMLDPLRK; encoded by the exons ATGCATGTTATGAATTGTGTCTCCTTGGTCAGCGATAAAGAAAATGGGACGATCACCACGGCAGCTGGCTTCATGATCCGGGAAACAGCACCGCcgaggcctcctcctcctcctcctcctcccccccctccACCTCCATCATGTCCCTATTCAGGGGAgggctttcctccctctcctccccctcccccaccacctccactcCCCGGGGGGCCtccactcccacctccccctccagGACTACCCCCATCTTCTCACCTGAATGGCTATAGCCACCTTGGGAAGAAAAGGCGGATGAGAAGCTTTTTTTGGAAGACCATTCCAGAGGAGCAAGTACGTGGCAAAACCAACATCTGGACTTTGGCTGCCAGGCAGCAGCATCACTACCAAATTGACACAAAGACCATCGAGGAGCTCTTTGGACAGCAAGAAGACACTACTACCAAGTCTTCCCTTTCTAGGAGAGGAGGAGCCTTAAATTCATCCTTCAGGGAGGCTAGGGAAGAG ATTACGGTCTTGGATGCAAAACGGAGCATGAATATTGGGATATTTCTTAAGCAATTTAAGAA GTCTCCTCAGTCCATCGTAGAAGATATTCATCAGGGAAAGAGTGAGCATTATGGATCAGAGACCTTGCGAGAATTTCTTAAGCTTTTGCCGGAGTCAGAGGAG ataaagaaattgaaaacatttagTGGAGATGTGTCCAAGCTGTCCCTGGCGGACTCCTTTCTGCACTACTTGATTCAGGTGCCAAA CTATTCACTTCGGATTGAAGCCATGGtgctaaagaaagaatttttaccTTCGTGTTCTTCTCTATACACAGACATAACAATTCTAAGAACCGCAACTAAAG AGCTGATGCTGTGTGAGGAGCTACATTCAATATTACACTTGGTGCTACAGGCAGGGAACATCATGAATGca GGAGGGTATGCTGGCAATGCAGTAGGATTTAAACTGTCTTCTTTGCTCAAATTGGCAGacacaaaagcaaataaaccTGGGATGAATCTTCTGCACTTTGTTGCACAG GAAGCCCAAAAGAAAGATGCCATTCTTCTAAACTTTTCTGAAAAATTGCACCATGTTCAGGAGGCTGCTAG ATTATCTCTGGATAACACGGAAGCAGAACTGCACTCACTCTTCATCAGGACGAGATCTCTGAGGGAAAACATTCAGCGGGATGGTGAACTCTGTCAGCAGATGGAAGATTTCCTGCAG TTTGCTGTGGAAAAGCTGACAGAACTGGAGCGCTGGCAGCAGGAGCTCCAGGAGGAGGCCCACacccttattgattttttctgcGAAGACAAAGAAACCATGAAACTGGACGAGTGCCTTCAGATATTTAGAGACTTTTGTGTCAAATTCAACAAAGCGGTTCAG GACAACCAGGACCGGGCAGTGCAGGAGCTGAGGAGGCTGCAGCGGCTGAAGGAGCTGGAGCAGAAGCGTTGCTCCTGGGCGGCTGGGGAGCTTGGGGCGTTCTGCCGGAGCAGCAGTGAGAACGACGTGGAACAGCTGACTAAGAAGGGCGCGGAAGACCTGTCCCCCTTCCTGCAGCCCAGGCCCGTCAGCCCTTCCTACCGACCTCCCAACACACGCCGCTCCCGCCTTTCCCTGGGCACGTTTGCAGACCGGGAGCTGCTGACCTTCCTGGAGTGTTCCACCGACAGCCCCGAGGAGTCCAGCAAATTCAACAGCTTGCCCCGGAGCAGCACCCGGCAGGCCCGGCCCACGATGGCCTGGTTGGAGCCTGGAGACcggagagcccaggaccccaggggagCACAGACACCACAGGTCTCGGAGGGTGAGCGGGGGGCGCCCGAGCCACCCTCATCTTGGCAGAGCCAGCAGCTCCTGGCCCCCAGGCCTGAGGACCCCAAACCCCCTATCCCCCGAGTTCGGCGCAGTGGGGTGGGCATCCTCCGAAAGAGGAATAGTGAGCCGGTGGGCCTCGGCCCGGCCCGGTCCCCTCCACTCTCCCCATTGGCTCTGGGGATTAAAGAGCATGAGCTGGTGACAGGGCTGGCTCAGTTCGACCTTCAGGGATCCAAGAGCCCAGAGGAGGTGTCCCGATTGACCCTGAATGACCTCAGTCCCGTGGAGCTGGGGTCTCTGGGGGATGGGAGCGTGCAGTCCCTCGGTGCCAGCCATGAGGGCCTGATGCCTGTGGACACCGGTGTCCCGGGTGGTCTCAGCCCAGCCTTGGAAGGGGACGGGATTGCCCCTGAGGATCCTAGCAGCAAGGCTGTAGTATCTGTGGGCAGCAGTGACCCTGACAGCAAAGACCCTGGGCCTCTGTTCTACATCTCCGATGCCACCGACTGCTCACTGACCCTGGACTGCTCGGAGCCGGGGGAGGTGCCCGGGGCGGATGGCTCCTTGTCCTCTGGCGCTGGGGAGACGGGCAGCCAGGTCTCCTCTCACCCCACTTCCAGCTCCCTCGGGGAGGCTTTGGCTCCAGTCTCTGGGAAGAGCCAGCCCTCCTGCAAGGACAGCCTTCCCAAGGACAGACCCGCCAAAGGGAAGGATGTGACAGCACCGAAGAGAAGCTCCCTCAAAGAGGCGTCTCCGGGGACCTCGAAGCCCGCCAGTGTCCGGCGGAGCCAGGGGTCCCAGGGGGCGGCGCCCAAGCCGGTGAGGACCTTGACCGCCTCTGAGAGTGAGAGCATGCGCAAAGTCGTGCCCATCTCCAGGTCGAGCCGCGGCTCGGTGGGCTGGAAGCGGCCCCCTCGGGAGACCCCCAGCAGCACAGACGCGCCGTGGTCCCGCCGGAGCTCCGTGCGGGGGACCTCAGACGTGTCGCCCAAGCGGTCCTCGGCGGGGGCAGCAGCGGGGGCGGAGGAACAGAGGCTGGCGAGGGTGAGCGGCGGCTCTGGCAGCGCTAGGTCGGGGAAGGACCCCCCCCTGCAGCAGAAGGGCTCTCTCAAGAAGCCCAGCGCCAAGCCCCTCAGGAACGTCCCCAGGCAGAAGCCCGACGAAAACAAGACCTGCCGCTCCAACTCCCAGGAAGAGATCCCCGAAGAGGAGCCCAAGGCCCCGCCGGCCCCCAGCGTCCCCCGCACCCCGCCCCCTGTGCCGAGCTTTGCCCGAAACACAATTGCCTCCTCCTGTCGGTTCATGAGAGCGGATTCCTCTCCTGTGGCCAAAGCCCCCGGCATCACTCGGACGGTTTCCCAGCGTCAGCTGAGGCCCAAGGGTGGCCCTGAGGATGCTGCCCCCAAGGACAGCAGCACCCTGCGGCGGGCCAGTAGCGCCCGGACCCCTAAAAAGTGTCCAGAGTCTGCTGGGGCTCCCAGTGTCAACACAGAGGCCCCTGGGAAGGGCCGGGGGGCTGGGGAAAGGGCCTCCCTCAGACTGAGAAACTCCGATCCGACCACGCTAGGGAAAATGCTCGATCCCTTACGGAAGTGA